Below is a window of Fulvitalea axinellae DNA.
CGATTTTAATAGAGGATAAAGATAAAGAGGGTCCAGTTTCTTTTGATCAATCGGGAGAAGCAGAAGATTTTATAGAGATGATCTCTGACAGAGAATTAAAGCTGTCAAAGGTTTGTGAACGGGTATTTCAGTTGAAAGGGACAACAATACAGAGCGCTACACCGAAAATATTGGTGAGGCACCTTCCTGTACCAAAAAAAAATCATATTCAGAAGCGGGATGAGCGGGGACGTACAGTGTCTGAGATCTATGTTATTTTATAAACATTAACAGTAAGTTATGGCTCAAATGAAAACCCCAGGCGTTTACATCAAAGAACTGAACGCCTTCCCCAATTCCGTGGTCGAAGTGTCGACGGCGGTGCCGGCATTTATCGGTTATACCGAACGCGCCGAGAATGCGGGAAAACCCTTGGACGGAATGCCCGTAAGGATTACGTCATTGGCGGAATTTAACCAGTACTTTGGCGGACCGGCACCCTCAACGTTTACGCTGGCCGAAGCAACGGCACCTGCAGAAGGTGATGAAGGAAAATCAGCGTCGGCTCCCGATATTAAAGTAGCGGATAAGACAGATGGACAGAAGGGCGTTTTTAAGGGCTATGATATAAATGAAGTAGGGCCTAATTTCAGGTTGTATAACTCCATAAGATTGTTTTATCAGAATGGGGGAGGGCCTTGCTATATTGTTTCCATTGGCAATTATTCCGCCAAAAGCATTGATCCGGGAGTACTTACAGACGGTCTAAATCCATTGGTTAAGGAGATGGAGCCGACGATGCTGATCATCCCGGAACTAACCAGCCTAGAGTCGGCTGATGATGCGTTTCCTGTTCAACAAGCCATGTTAGGCCAATGTCAGAAAATGCAAAGCAGGATCAGTATACTGGATGTCTTTGACGGATTTAAAGAAAGGGATCCTGATCCGAAAGTTGATGTAATCAATGTATTTAGAAATACGGTCGGCACTAACGCGTTGATGTACGGAGCCGCCTATTACCCATGGTTACATACTACAATTGTACAAGATTCTGAGTTAGGTCTTCATAACCTGGATGACGATGGTTTGGCTAAGCTTAAAGACCTGTTGACGATCGAACAAACAAGCGGTTTGTCGGATGAGGATAAAGGCAAACAAGCTGTGGTGGATATGCTAAGCCTGTTTGACTTGGTAATGACTCGCGGGGCTGATGGAGACGGTAATGAAGTTCTTGCTGTTCAGGATATTCATAATATGCTAATCACGCTTAGCCCGGCTTACAACAGTATCATTACGGATATCAAAAATCGTTTGAATTTGTTGCCTCCTTCTTCGGCAATGGCCGGAATTATGACAATGGTTGACGCCACTAGAGGAGTCTGGAAAGCGCCGGCTAATGTTTCCGTTAATTCGGTAATCGCTCCTACTGTAAATATCAGCCATGATGAGCAACAGGACTTGAACGTTACTTTGCAAGGAAAATCCATTAACGCTATTCGTTCGTTTATTGGCGAGGGCGTGTTGGTTTGGGGAGCTAGGACTTTGGACGGTAATAGCCAAGACTGGCGTTATATCAACGTTCGCCGTACGATGATTATGCTTGAACAGTCGATAAAGGCGGCCGCGAAGGCATTTGTTTTTGAACCGAACGTTGCCGGGACGTGGATTACGATAAAAGGTATGATCGAAAACTTCCTTTACCAACAATGGAAAAACGGAGCCTTGGCCGGGTCGCAGGCCGCTGACGCCTATTCCGTAAGTGTAGGTTTGGGCAGTACGATGACAGCGAATGATATCCTTGACGGAATTATGCGGATTACCGTTTTGGTTGCGATTTCAAGGCCTGCCGAGTTTATCGAAATAACCTTCCAGCAACAGATGCAGAAGTCGTAATCCGGTTTGGATTTTTATTAATGGTTTGGAATAACCCTTTTCCAAATCGCACTTTTATCAAAATGAAATAATATAAAAATTTAAAACAATACAGTCATGGCGGATGCAGATGGATCAGCACAATCGGCCGTATGGCCCTTACCTAAGTTTTATTTTCAGGTAAAATGGGACGATAAAGAATTAGCTTTTCAGGAAGTGTCAGGATTGGAGACTGAGACACAGGAAATTGAGTATAGGCACGGTAACAGTCCTGTTTTTTCAACGATAAAAATGCCCGGTATAGCAAAGCAGGGCAGAGTGACTATGAAGAAAGGTGTTTTCAAAAGCGATAACTCTTTCTGGGATTGGTATAGTCAAATTAAGCTTAATACCATTAAGCGTATTCCTGTTACGATTAGCCTTTTGGACGAATCAGGAGCGCCGACAATGGTTTGGAAACTGAAGAATGCTTGGCCGGCGAAGATTTCGGGAACAGACCTGAAGTCTGATGGTAATGAAGCTGCTATTGAGACTATTGAAATCGTGCATGAAGGAATAACAATCGAAAACTCATAATAGCCTAAGCAAAAGGGAGTGGCTTGGGTCACTCCCGAAATGCTTGTCAAAATATGTATCGGAAATATATTTAGATTATGGCGGATAGCGATACGGATTGGACCCCGGCGGTTTCCTTTTATTTTAATGTGAAAGTAATCGGGTTTGATGATAATTACGATTATGCTTTTAAGGAAGTGGCGGGTCTGAGCGCTGAAAACAAATATGAGGAGATAAGGGAAGGTGGCGTAAATGACTTTTTCTGGAAAGTACCGCAAGAGACGATATATCCGAATTTGGTATTGAAAAGAGGTATGGCCACTATGGATTCGCGATTAAGTGATTGGGTGGTGGATTCTATTGTTAATGATTTTCAGAAAAAAATAGAGTTACATGATATTGAGGTCTCTCTACTGAATCATGAAAGCGAAAATCTTATCACTTGGACATTTAGAAACGCCCGTCCCATAAAATGGACCGTATCGGATCTGGACTCTATGAAGAATGAATTGTTGGTCGAAACCTTGGAATTTTGCCATACAGGATTTACCGTATCAGCTGATGATAGCATGGGCTTAGGGTTGCTATTTTGATGACCATTAAGTTTTTAGGTTGACGGATATTTTTAAAGCAATGACAATTGAGATAAAAGAACTGTTGATTCGCACAACATTAGAAAAAGATAGTGTAAGGAAGGGTAGGGAACAGACTAAAGAGGTGGATGAAAAAGAGCTTTCCGAGAGGATTTTCCGAAAGTGTAAAACCTATGTCGATAAGAAATTGAGGACGAAAAATTCCAGATAAGATGTCGGGAGCATTACAGAAATTATTGATCAAAGGCTATAGCGATTATAAGTATTCCGATGAAGCTGGGCGTATAGAGCTGATGATCAACCCCTCGAAGATGAGTCGGAATGCGAGTATTCGTTACAAACACCCAGAAACTTATGGGCCATTAGGCTCCAAGAGTGACGAATTTTATCGTTTGGGGCCTGAAAATTTGAGTTTTGAAACGCTTTTGGATGATACGGGAGCAATAGCCGATAAGAGTGGCAAAACTCTGGATCAGAAAATCAGTTTGATGCGGGATACCCTTTTCAAGGTTAATTCGAAAACGCACCAGCCGAGTTTTTCGAAATTGATTTGGGGTAGCTTTGAGTTTCGGGGGCGGCTGGAAAAGATGGATATCGATTATACGATGTTCAAACCCGATGGAACTCCGTTACGAGCTAAAATCAATTTCGCTTTTTTGGGGTATATCAATACTCAGCAGGAGGCGAATGAACAAGGATTGAATTCACCGGATCTGACTCACCGTGTTACTGTAAAGCCGGGCGACAACCTGCCATTGATGTGCGCTCAGATATATGAGGATAGCAGTTATTATATAAAAGTGGCGGCGTTTAACGGGTTAACGGATTTTCGGAATATTAGTCCGGGAACAGAGTTGTTTTTTCCTCCTCTAAAATAGATTTATGGCAGATTCGCCTCTAAAAGATGTAGCGCTAACTACCTATGAGATATTAATAGAAGGGAACACTGTTAGCCAAACGGTTCCCGTAACGGGTATTTATGTAAATAGGTCGTTGAACCATATCCCATACGCAACGGTCCGGATAGGCGACGGAAGTCCCGCAAAACAGGATTTTCCACTGTCTGAAGGAGATGATTTTGTTCCGGGCAAAGAGATTGAAATAAAAGCAGGCTATTTATCCAAAAACGAATCGATTTTCAAAGGGGTAATTGTTAGGCAAAGTCTTATAGTTAATAGGGATGAGGCTCCCTTGATAGAGGTTGAGTGTAAGGAAAAGGTGGCTAAGATGACAGTGGTCCGAAAAAGCGCTTTTTTTGAGAAACAGAAAGACTCCGATATTATTTCCTCGATTATTGGAGACGCTGGTCTGTCCGCCGATGTGGAGGAGACGAACACAAAGCATGAAAGCCTAACGCAATACAATTGTACGGATTGGGATTTTATTTTGATGCGATCGGAAGCCAATGGAAAAGTCGTTTCATGCCTAGATGGGAAAGTAAGCGTTAAAGCTCCGGAAGTCTCTTCCTCGGAAGTATTGACGGTTACCTTCGGAAAAGATTTGGTGGATATGAAAATGGATTTGGATGCTCAGAATCAATTGTCCGAAGTGAAAAGTATGGGTTGGGATCCGTCTGAGCAGAAAGCCGTGACGGCTACCGGCAAGAATCCTTCAGTTAATGCCCAGGGAAATATTGATTCGAAAAAACTCGCTGAAGTTTTTGGGATAAGCGATACTGTATTGCGTAATAACGCTGACGCTACGGAGAAATCGTTGGAAGATTGGGCCTCAGCCAAGATGCTGAAATCGTGGATGTCTCGGGTGCGTGGCGAAGTTCGGTTTCAAGGTAACACCAATGCCTTGCCGGGCAAAACTCTGGAAATGGAGGGCGTAGGAGACCGTTTCAATGGAAAGGCTTACGTATCAGGCGTTGAACATGAAATAGAGGACGGACATTGGGTGACGACGTGCTATCTGGGGCTGGAACCTAGCTGGTTTGCTACAAAACCGGATGTGCAACCCATTGATGTGTCCGGTTTAATGGCGGGGGTAAAAGGGTTATTGACCGGAGTTGTGAAACAGTTAGACGAAGATCCGGAGGATGGTTTTCGGGTGATGGTTAATATTCCTGTATTATTTCAAGATGGGGAAAATGTGTGGGCCCGTATGTCGAATTTTTATTCCACGTCAGGGCAAGGTGTTTTCTTTATTCCGGAAATAGGGGATGAGGTGATTCTTGGTTTCGTAAACGGCGACCCTTCGGCCCCAATTGTTTTGGGAAGCCTTTATAGCGGAAAGAATAAGGCACCTTATGATATGACTAAGGATAATTACACCAAAGCGTTTACGACTAAAGCGGAGAACAAGATCGAATTTAATGATGAAAAGAAAATCATAACGATAACTACGCCCGCTGAAAACAAAGTTGTGTTAGATGATGATCAAGGAAGTATTCTTATTCAAGATAAGAATTCGAATAAAATGACAATGGACGATTCCGGAATTTGCCTTCAAGACAAAAACGGGAATAAGATAACGATGTCTTCCGGAGGAATAGAGATTAAAAGCGCTTCGGACGTTAAGATTAACGCTACACAAAACATTCAAGCCTCTGCGACTATGGATGCGGAAGTGAAAGCGACCAATAATGTGAAAATCTCGGGATTACAGATTACGAATACGGCCAACGCAAAATTTTCGGCTTCGGGTAACGCCCAAGCGGAGTTAGTGTCGTCTGGACAAACGGCCGTAAAAGGAACAATGGTGATGATAAACTGAGTCCTGTTTTTTAATAAGAAAATAATTGAAAATAGATTTTTATGCCTCCAGCAGCAAGATTGACCGATATGCATACATGTCCGATGCAAACGCCGGGAGTTCCACCCATTCCGCATGTGGGAGGTCCGGTTACGGGGCCGGGACAACCCAACGTTTTGATTGGAGGTTTACCGGCAGCAAAAGTCGGTGATATGTGCGTTTGTGTTGGTCCGCCCGATAGTATAGTAAAGGGTTCGGCTACGGTGCTGATCGGCGGAATGCCAGCCGCTAGAATGGGCGACACTACCGCTCATGGTGGTTCTATTGTGATGGGTCTGCCCACAGTATTGATTGGTGGTTAAATTCATAAAGGTTTTTAGTTGAATCTGATGAAAGACGAAGCGTTTTTAGGCAAAGGTTGGGGGTTTCCGCCTCGGTTTGATGCTGTTAATCGCGGAGCCGTAATGGTGGATAAGCGAGAGGATATAGAGGAAAGTATAGGAATCCTTTTGAATACCTATCCCGGCGAAAGGGTTATGAATCCTGAGTATGGATGTAAACTGTTTCGGTATGTAAATGAAGTGATATCCGAGTCTCTTTTTACGGAAATAAGAGAGACTGTCCGTTGGGCTATTATTGATTTCGAGCCTAG
It encodes the following:
- a CDS encoding DUF5908 family protein, with protein sequence MTIEIKELLIRTTLEKDSVRKGREQTKEVDEKELSERIFRKCKTYVDKKLRTKNSR
- a CDS encoding phage tail sheath family protein gives rise to the protein MAQMKTPGVYIKELNAFPNSVVEVSTAVPAFIGYTERAENAGKPLDGMPVRITSLAEFNQYFGGPAPSTFTLAEATAPAEGDEGKSASAPDIKVADKTDGQKGVFKGYDINEVGPNFRLYNSIRLFYQNGGGPCYIVSIGNYSAKSIDPGVLTDGLNPLVKEMEPTMLIIPELTSLESADDAFPVQQAMLGQCQKMQSRISILDVFDGFKERDPDPKVDVINVFRNTVGTNALMYGAAYYPWLHTTIVQDSELGLHNLDDDGLAKLKDLLTIEQTSGLSDEDKGKQAVVDMLSLFDLVMTRGADGDGNEVLAVQDIHNMLITLSPAYNSIITDIKNRLNLLPPSSAMAGIMTMVDATRGVWKAPANVSVNSVIAPTVNISHDEQQDLNVTLQGKSINAIRSFIGEGVLVWGARTLDGNSQDWRYINVRRTMIMLEQSIKAAAKAFVFEPNVAGTWITIKGMIENFLYQQWKNGALAGSQAADAYSVSVGLGSTMTANDILDGIMRITVLVAISRPAEFIEITFQQQMQKS
- a CDS encoding phage tail protein, whose protein sequence is MADADGSAQSAVWPLPKFYFQVKWDDKELAFQEVSGLETETQEIEYRHGNSPVFSTIKMPGIAKQGRVTMKKGVFKSDNSFWDWYSQIKLNTIKRIPVTISLLDESGAPTMVWKLKNAWPAKISGTDLKSDGNEAAIETIEIVHEGITIENS
- the vgrG gene encoding type VI secretion system tip protein VgrG — its product is MADSPLKDVALTTYEILIEGNTVSQTVPVTGIYVNRSLNHIPYATVRIGDGSPAKQDFPLSEGDDFVPGKEIEIKAGYLSKNESIFKGVIVRQSLIVNRDEAPLIEVECKEKVAKMTVVRKSAFFEKQKDSDIISSIIGDAGLSADVEETNTKHESLTQYNCTDWDFILMRSEANGKVVSCLDGKVSVKAPEVSSSEVLTVTFGKDLVDMKMDLDAQNQLSEVKSMGWDPSEQKAVTATGKNPSVNAQGNIDSKKLAEVFGISDTVLRNNADATEKSLEDWASAKMLKSWMSRVRGEVRFQGNTNALPGKTLEMEGVGDRFNGKAYVSGVEHEIEDGHWVTTCYLGLEPSWFATKPDVQPIDVSGLMAGVKGLLTGVVKQLDEDPEDGFRVMVNIPVLFQDGENVWARMSNFYSTSGQGVFFIPEIGDEVILGFVNGDPSAPIVLGSLYSGKNKAPYDMTKDNYTKAFTTKAENKIEFNDEKKIITITTPAENKVVLDDDQGSILIQDKNSNKMTMDDSGICLQDKNGNKITMSSGGIEIKSASDVKINATQNIQASATMDAEVKATNNVKISGLQITNTANAKFSASGNAQAELVSSGQTAVKGTMVMIN
- a CDS encoding GPW/gp25 family protein encodes the protein MKDEAFLGKGWGFPPRFDAVNRGAVMVDKREDIEESIGILLNTYPGERVMNPEYGCKLFRYVNEVISESLFTEIRETVRWAIIDFEPRVLVVDISLDYDPSDAVGLIRINILYEIKETNTRHNMVYPYYLLEGSNL
- a CDS encoding phage tail protein, with translation MADSDTDWTPAVSFYFNVKVIGFDDNYDYAFKEVAGLSAENKYEEIREGGVNDFFWKVPQETIYPNLVLKRGMATMDSRLSDWVVDSIVNDFQKKIELHDIEVSLLNHESENLITWTFRNARPIKWTVSDLDSMKNELLVETLEFCHTGFTVSADDSMGLGLLF
- a CDS encoding PAAR domain-containing protein; amino-acid sequence: MPPAARLTDMHTCPMQTPGVPPIPHVGGPVTGPGQPNVLIGGLPAAKVGDMCVCVGPPDSIVKGSATVLIGGMPAARMGDTTAHGGSIVMGLPTVLIGG